A region from the Arachis ipaensis cultivar K30076 chromosome B01, Araip1.1, whole genome shotgun sequence genome encodes:
- the LOC107633246 gene encoding NAP1-related protein 2 produces the protein MAGDRSKKLKASEKSENLDEVHGQLLINIEKLQQIQDDLEKINDKAGDEVLEIEQKYNEIRKPIYDKRNELIKSIPDFWLTAFMSHPTLSELLNEEDIKIFKYLASLEVEDHKDVKSGFKITLNFNPNPYFEETKLVKTFNFLEEGTTKITATPIKWKEGKGIPNGVSHEDKGNKRTLDDISFFSWFSDCEQKDDMDEIHDEVAEIIKDDLWPNPLTYVNNEEIDDEDGDDEANDEENDEDDSEDDDQEDEDDEEDDDNDDDNGN, from the exons ATGGCAGGCGACAGGAGCAAGAAGCTCAAAGCTTCTGAAAAGTCCGAGAATTTGGACGAAGTTCACGGACAGCTCCTCATCAACATCGAGAAATTGCAACAGATCCAAGACGACCTCGAAAAG ATTAATGACAAGGCAGGTGATGAAGTTCTGGAGATAGAACAGAAGTACAATGAGATTAGGAAACCGATTTACGACAAACGAAACGAATTGATCAAATCTATTCCTGATTTCTGGTTGACTGCA TTTATGAGTCATCCCACTCTCTCTGAGCTTCTGAATGAGGAAGACATAAAG ATATTTAAGTATTTGGCTTCTCTCGAAGTTGAAGATCATAAAGATGTCAAATCAGGCTTCAAAATCACCCTT AATTTCAATCCAAATCCTTATTTTGAGGAAACAAAGCTTGTAAAGACCTTTAATTTCCTTGAAGAGGGAACAACAAAAATTACTGCCACCCCCATAAAATGGAAAGAGGGCAAG GGCATACCCAATGGAGTCAGTCATGAGGATAAAGGGAACAAGCGGACTCTTGATGATATCag TTTCTTTAGCTGGTTTAGTGACTGTGAGCAGAAAGATGATATGGATGAGATTCATGATGAG GTTGCAGAAATAATCAAGGATGATTTATGGCCAAACCCACTCACTTATGTCAACAAT GAGGAGATTGATGACGAGGATGGTGATGATGAAGCTAATGATGAG GAAAATGATGAGGATGATTCTGAAGACGATgatcaagaggatgaagatgacgaGGAAGATGATGACAACGATGACGATAATGGCAATTGA